A section of the Pseudomonas lini genome encodes:
- a CDS encoding LysR family transcriptional regulator — MNPLDSRHIDEIAALLAVASAHSFVAAGRLLQRHPTVISKRLAAMEKRLGVRLMERTTRQVRLTDAGNRLVERLRSATGLIIEAEQEASLGAAQVRGVLRLAFPAAMGRLWLASMLPEFLSAHPLVSVEVDYSDRVVDIIGEGFDAAIRIGELNDNRLVAKKLSDHRRILCASPSYIEQHGLPASPKELTEHNCLGFTGLAAFPEWRLSKGDRQERVITRGTLTSNDGEALLAAAKAGVGILGAGEWLMSREIANGQMVRVLPEWDLDAQGGIYLVRASAAFTPATLMAFKEWLEARFADGPPWA, encoded by the coding sequence GTGAACCCACTGGACAGCCGCCACATCGATGAAATTGCAGCGCTTCTCGCGGTCGCCTCGGCGCATTCGTTCGTGGCCGCCGGACGGTTGCTGCAACGCCATCCGACGGTGATTTCAAAGCGCCTGGCGGCCATGGAAAAGCGCTTGGGCGTGCGGCTGATGGAGCGTACGACGCGACAGGTGCGGTTGACCGATGCCGGCAACCGCCTCGTCGAACGCCTGCGCTCCGCCACGGGGTTGATCATCGAGGCTGAACAGGAAGCGTCACTGGGCGCGGCGCAGGTTCGTGGCGTTTTGCGCCTGGCTTTTCCTGCGGCTATGGGGCGCCTGTGGCTGGCGTCGATGTTGCCGGAATTTCTGTCGGCTCATCCGCTGGTCTCCGTCGAGGTGGATTACAGCGATCGCGTTGTCGACATTATTGGTGAAGGCTTCGATGCGGCAATTCGTATTGGCGAATTGAACGACAACCGCCTCGTCGCGAAGAAGCTCAGCGATCATCGCCGTATTCTCTGCGCTTCACCGAGTTACATAGAACAGCATGGTTTACCGGCCAGTCCGAAAGAACTGACCGAGCACAATTGCCTGGGCTTTACTGGCCTTGCGGCGTTTCCTGAATGGCGTTTGTCCAAGGGTGATCGGCAGGAGAGAGTCATCACCAGGGGAACCTTGACCTCGAACGACGGCGAGGCGTTGCTCGCCGCGGCCAAGGCCGGCGTCGGTATTTTGGGCGCTGGCGAGTGGCTGATGAGCCGGGAAATCGCCAACGGCCAGATGGTGCGCGTTCTGCCGGAGTGGGACCTGGATGCTCAGGGCGGGATTTATCTGGTGCGAGCATCCGCCGCTTTTACGCCGGCAACGCTCATGGCATTCAAGGAATGGCTGGAGGCCAGATTTGCGGATGGGCCGCCTTGGGCCTGA
- a CDS encoding GDL motif peptide-associated radical SAM/SPASM maturase, giving the protein MSDSRPARYLSETDLKRYVPVHVVWEITLACDLKCLHCGSRAGHRRPDELNTRECLEVIDSLAALGTREITLIGGEAYLRKDWTQLIKAIHDHGMYCAIQTGGRNLTPAKMQAAVDAGLNGVGVSLDGLAPLHDAVRNVPGSFDKAVDTLRRAKQSGLAVSVNTQIGAATLPDLPELMDLIIGLGATHWQIQLTVAMGNAVDHPELLLQPYQLLEVMPLLARLYREGVDRGLLMNVGNNIGYYGPYEHMWRGFGDERVHWSGCAAGQTVLALEADGTVKGCPSLATVGFSGGNVRTMSLHDIWHYSEGMHFGRLRGVEDLWGYCRSCYYNDVCRGGCTWTSHSLLGKPGNNPYCHYRALDLQKRGLRERIVKLEDAAKTSFAVGRFDLITERIDTGEKVNSVSDSGQVIKLAWANQGQKSPDEGRIPPQLALCRGCLQYIHAHEVTCPHCDADVAAAEAVHQTDRARQQAIINTLTGLLGMPKNTLM; this is encoded by the coding sequence ATGTCAGACAGTCGCCCTGCCCGCTACCTCAGTGAAACCGACCTCAAACGCTACGTGCCAGTGCATGTGGTCTGGGAAATCACCCTGGCCTGCGATCTCAAATGCCTGCATTGCGGCTCACGCGCCGGCCATCGACGACCCGACGAATTGAACACCCGGGAATGCCTGGAGGTCATCGATTCCCTGGCGGCTCTTGGCACTCGCGAAATCACCCTGATTGGCGGTGAAGCCTATTTGCGCAAGGACTGGACGCAACTGATCAAGGCCATCCACGATCACGGCATGTACTGCGCCATACAAACCGGTGGACGCAACCTGACGCCCGCAAAAATGCAGGCAGCGGTGGATGCCGGGCTCAATGGCGTCGGTGTTTCACTGGATGGATTGGCTCCGCTGCATGACGCGGTGCGCAATGTTCCGGGCTCGTTCGATAAGGCGGTGGATACCCTGCGACGCGCCAAACAGTCCGGGCTTGCGGTGAGCGTCAACACGCAAATCGGCGCGGCCACGTTGCCCGATCTGCCCGAACTGATGGACCTGATCATCGGCCTCGGCGCCACTCACTGGCAGATCCAGTTGACGGTCGCCATGGGCAATGCCGTCGATCACCCGGAGCTGCTGTTGCAGCCTTATCAACTGCTGGAAGTGATGCCGTTGCTAGCGCGCCTCTACCGCGAAGGTGTCGATCGCGGCCTGCTGATGAACGTGGGCAATAACATTGGCTATTACGGTCCTTATGAACACATGTGGCGTGGCTTCGGCGACGAGCGCGTGCATTGGAGCGGCTGCGCAGCCGGCCAGACCGTGCTGGCGCTGGAAGCCGACGGCACCGTCAAGGGCTGCCCGTCATTGGCAACGGTGGGGTTTTCGGGCGGCAACGTACGCACCATGAGCCTGCACGATATCTGGCACTACAGCGAAGGCATGCACTTTGGCCGACTGCGCGGCGTCGAAGACCTGTGGGGTTACTGCCGAAGCTGTTACTACAACGATGTCTGCCGTGGCGGCTGCACCTGGACGTCACACTCCCTGCTCGGCAAACCCGGCAACAATCCCTACTGCCATTACCGCGCGCTGGACCTGCAAAAACGCGGGCTGCGCGAGCGCATCGTCAAACTCGAAGATGCGGCAAAGACTTCCTTCGCCGTCGGACGTTTTGACCTGATCACCGAACGCATCGACACCGGCGAGAAGGTCAACAGCGTCAGCGACAGCGGCCAGGTGATCAAACTGGCCTGGGCGAACCAGGGCCAGAAATCACCGGACGAAGGACGTATTCCACCGCAACTGGCGCTGTGTCGCGGTTGCTTGCAATACATCCATGCACACGAAGTGACCTGCCCCCACTGTGACGCCGATGTCGCCGCCGCTGAAGCCGTGCACCAGACAGACCGTGCGCGGCAACAAGCGATTATCAACACCCTGACCGGGCTGCTGGGAATGCCGAAAAATACGTTGATGTGA
- a CDS encoding DUF1842 domain-containing protein translates to MSIGLFHTRLNVSNHLLSAPVLTLDLLVDTAKKKVSGIASIFQSTYPPLNFRARVWGEYSEAKLVPTAENHIILTLAGSPSGPLSQIAQTFGLKGILGGDWASGYADYKYQEQGHWHYVKHAAVSQAPIIVRPEHPHHAVPLYAVAVQQAQTSGDLAQLKAVVSQGEQQLAHSGALRNALDQLNVEIARLEAR, encoded by the coding sequence ATGTCAATCGGACTTTTTCATACCCGCCTAAACGTCAGCAATCACCTGCTCAGCGCACCGGTTTTAACCCTCGATCTGCTGGTGGATACCGCAAAGAAAAAAGTCAGCGGGATTGCGAGTATTTTCCAAAGCACTTATCCGCCTCTCAACTTTCGTGCCCGTGTATGGGGTGAGTATTCCGAGGCCAAACTGGTGCCGACGGCCGAGAACCACATCATCCTCACCTTGGCCGGTAGCCCGAGCGGCCCTCTCAGCCAGATAGCCCAGACCTTCGGTTTGAAGGGCATTTTAGGCGGCGATTGGGCGAGCGGTTATGCCGACTACAAATACCAGGAACAGGGCCACTGGCATTACGTGAAACACGCAGCGGTCAGCCAGGCTCCCATTATTGTGCGCCCAGAGCATCCGCACCATGCGGTGCCGCTCTACGCCGTCGCGGTCCAGCAAGCGCAAACCAGCGGTGACCTGGCGCAACTGAAAGCCGTGGTCAGCCAGGGTGAACAGCAACTGGCCCACAGCGGTGCGTTGCGCAACGCACTGGATCAGTTGAACGTTGAAATCGCCCGGCTGGAGGCTCGCTAA
- a CDS encoding DUF1842 domain-containing protein, which yields MSGSNQQPVGLFPLGYRIGTSMPGAQSLALNLLVFTPDETVNGTAAITQATNPPLDVHSDVWGEYTYLTVMSPGVSKILITAQGNHGGSGSNSIVNFKLQLVVGTDWKEGVANYSYLNGQQWVEVNNAPAHLIEAVPSHVSPLPLEPGPVIPPESSYPPIMPLYAAPIQSAMASGDLAQMKSLSRLAQQQLDQQPQLQSALETAKEEISRLERR from the coding sequence ATGTCTGGTTCTAATCAGCAACCTGTCGGTTTGTTCCCGCTAGGCTACCGCATTGGTACTTCGATGCCGGGTGCACAAAGTCTGGCACTCAATCTTCTGGTCTTTACCCCTGATGAGACTGTCAACGGCACCGCTGCCATCACTCAAGCGACCAACCCGCCGCTGGATGTGCATTCCGATGTCTGGGGCGAATACACCTACCTGACGGTCATGTCACCCGGCGTCAGCAAAATCCTGATCACCGCCCAAGGCAATCACGGCGGCTCAGGCTCAAATTCCATCGTGAATTTCAAGTTGCAACTGGTGGTGGGCACCGACTGGAAAGAAGGCGTCGCCAACTATTCGTACTTGAATGGTCAGCAGTGGGTCGAGGTCAACAATGCGCCCGCCCATCTCATTGAGGCGGTGCCGTCCCACGTCTCCCCGCTGCCGTTGGAACCCGGTCCGGTGATTCCGCCGGAATCATCCTATCCGCCCATCATGCCGCTGTACGCCGCACCGATTCAAAGTGCAATGGCCAGTGGTGACCTGGCCCAGATGAAAAGCCTGTCGCGCCTGGCCCAGCAGCAACTGGATCAGCAACCCCAACTGCAGAGTGCGCTTGAAACGGCCAAGGAAGAAATCAGCCGGCTGGAACGCCGCTGA
- a CDS encoding DUF1843 domain-containing protein: MSSSTRHSMPPYGVAIQSAIKAGNLPQMKTLLKQRDASTPENKELNNAYEQLAKEVARLEKH; encoded by the coding sequence ATGAGCAGTTCAACTCGCCATAGCATGCCCCCCTATGGGGTGGCCATTCAAAGCGCGATCAAGGCAGGTAACCTGCCGCAAATGAAGACGCTATTGAAACAACGCGATGCATCCACACCTGAAAACAAAGAGCTAAATAACGCTTACGAGCAATTGGCCAAGGAAGTCGCACGCCTGGAAAAGCACTAA
- a CDS encoding iron-containing alcohol dehydrogenase, translating into MSLTANWNYPTSIRFGVGRIAELAEVCRSQGIQRPLLVTDSGLARAPITTAALESLRAAGLGVALFCDLKPNPIEANLAGGLDAWRAGNHDGVVAFGGGSGLDMGKLIAFMSGQSRPVWDFEDIGDYWTRADESSIAPVIAVPTTAGTGSEVGRAAVIIDERTHTKRIIFHPKMMPRVVISDPALTIGMPAKVTAGTGMDAFAHCLESYCAPGFHPMAEGIAVEGMRLVANALVRAVHTPSDLDARAQMLAAAAMGATAFQKGLGAIHALSHPVGSLYDTHHGMTNATFMPYVLKFNRPAIEERITRLAAYLRLPSPGFDSFLAFVLKLRKDIGVPHTLFELGVDDKQADLIADMAIVDPCAGGNPLPLTRTGAAEIFDAAFHGRL; encoded by the coding sequence ATGAGCCTGACCGCGAACTGGAACTACCCCACGAGCATCCGCTTTGGCGTCGGCCGCATCGCCGAACTGGCCGAGGTCTGCCGCAGCCAAGGGATCCAGCGACCGTTGCTGGTCACCGACAGTGGCCTGGCGCGTGCCCCGATTACCACGGCGGCGCTGGAATCGTTGCGCGCTGCCGGCCTCGGTGTAGCGCTGTTTTGCGACCTCAAGCCCAACCCCATTGAAGCCAATCTGGCAGGAGGACTCGACGCCTGGCGTGCTGGCAATCACGATGGCGTGGTCGCCTTTGGCGGTGGCAGCGGTCTGGATATGGGCAAGCTCATCGCGTTCATGAGCGGCCAGAGCCGACCGGTTTGGGATTTCGAAGACATCGGCGACTACTGGACACGCGCCGACGAAAGCAGCATCGCCCCGGTCATTGCAGTGCCGACCACCGCAGGCACCGGTTCCGAAGTCGGCCGCGCAGCGGTGATCATCGACGAGCGCACGCACACCAAACGCATCATCTTCCACCCGAAGATGATGCCACGGGTGGTCATCAGCGACCCGGCCCTCACCATCGGCATGCCCGCAAAAGTCACCGCAGGCACCGGCATGGACGCGTTTGCCCACTGCCTGGAATCGTACTGCGCTCCCGGTTTTCATCCGATGGCCGAAGGCATTGCGGTGGAAGGCATGCGCCTGGTGGCCAACGCCCTGGTTCGCGCCGTACACACCCCCTCCGACCTCGACGCGCGCGCGCAAATGCTGGCAGCTGCGGCGATGGGCGCTACCGCTTTCCAGAAAGGTCTGGGCGCAATTCATGCGCTTTCGCATCCGGTGGGATCCCTGTACGACACCCATCACGGCATGACCAATGCCACCTTCATGCCCTATGTGCTGAAGTTCAATCGCCCGGCCATCGAGGAGCGTATCACCCGTCTGGCGGCTTATTTGCGTCTGCCCTCCCCGGGCTTCGACAGCTTTCTGGCCTTCGTCCTCAAGCTGCGCAAAGACATCGGCGTGCCGCATACGCTGTTTGAGCTGGGGGTGGATGACAAGCAGGCCGATCTAATCGCGGACATGGCGATTGTCGACCCCTGCGCCGGCGGCAACCCGTTGCCGTTGACACGAACTGGCGCGGCAGAAATTTTCGACGCAGCGTTTCACGGCCGTCTGTAG
- a CDS encoding aldehyde dehydrogenase family protein: MRTTKIQLISPVDGRIYVERRCADMAQIDQALADAAIAQVQWKRRPLSERAAFCSAAVDAMLAMKDEIVPELAWQMGRPVRFGAGELRGFEERARHMIAIAPEALAAIEPAPAAGFRRCIKREPLGTVLVVAPWNYPYLTAVNTIIPALMAGNSVILKHASQSLLVGERFAEAFRRANLPEGLFQNLLLSHLYTAAIIVSERVQQVNFTGSVDGGKDMQAAAMGRFLGMGLELGGKDPAYVRADANLEHAVENLVDGSFFNSGQSCCAVERIYVDEKIYPAFVERFVALTRQYVLGNPLDEATTLGPLVTPSAAEFVRGQIADALAQGAKALIDPKDFPADVPGSAYLAPQVLVDVTHQMSVMREESFGPVVGIMPVASDDEAIALMNDSEFGLSASIWTQDLAAAERIGDEIATGTVFMNRCDYLDPALAWTGVKNSGRGVTLSRLGYEHLTRAKSFHLRHEI; the protein is encoded by the coding sequence ATGAGGACTACGAAGATTCAGCTCATCTCACCGGTCGATGGCCGGATCTATGTCGAGCGTCGGTGTGCCGATATGGCGCAGATCGATCAAGCGTTGGCCGACGCCGCAATCGCCCAGGTGCAATGGAAGCGCCGACCATTGAGTGAGCGCGCCGCGTTCTGCAGCGCTGCGGTGGACGCGATGCTGGCGATGAAAGACGAGATCGTGCCGGAACTGGCCTGGCAGATGGGCCGCCCGGTACGATTCGGCGCGGGTGAACTGCGCGGTTTCGAAGAACGTGCGCGACACATGATCGCCATTGCGCCTGAGGCGTTGGCGGCAATTGAACCTGCGCCTGCCGCCGGTTTTCGGCGCTGTATCAAACGTGAACCGCTGGGTACGGTGCTGGTCGTCGCCCCCTGGAATTACCCCTACCTGACGGCGGTGAATACGATCATTCCGGCGCTGATGGCCGGCAACAGCGTGATCCTCAAACACGCTTCGCAATCACTGCTAGTCGGCGAACGTTTCGCCGAGGCGTTTCGCCGCGCCAATCTGCCCGAAGGGCTATTCCAGAACCTGCTGCTTAGTCATCTTTATACCGCGGCGATCATTGTCTCTGAACGGGTGCAACAGGTTAACTTCACCGGTTCGGTCGACGGCGGCAAGGACATGCAAGCCGCCGCCATGGGCCGCTTCCTCGGCATGGGTCTGGAGCTTGGCGGCAAAGACCCCGCCTACGTCCGGGCAGACGCCAACCTTGAGCATGCGGTGGAAAACCTGGTGGACGGCAGTTTCTTCAACTCCGGGCAAAGCTGTTGCGCCGTCGAACGTATCTACGTCGATGAGAAAATTTACCCGGCCTTTGTCGAGCGCTTCGTCGCCTTGACCCGCCAATACGTACTCGGCAACCCGCTGGACGAAGCCACCACCCTCGGCCCGCTGGTCACACCGAGCGCTGCTGAATTCGTTCGCGGACAGATCGCCGATGCACTGGCACAAGGGGCCAAGGCGTTGATCGATCCAAAGGACTTTCCCGCCGACGTACCGGGCAGCGCCTACCTCGCGCCGCAGGTATTGGTGGACGTCACCCACCAAATGTCGGTGATGCGCGAGGAAAGCTTTGGCCCGGTGGTCGGCATCATGCCGGTGGCCAGCGACGACGAAGCCATCGCGTTGATGAACGACAGTGAGTTCGGGCTCAGCGCTTCCATCTGGACGCAAGACCTCGCCGCCGCCGAACGCATCGGTGACGAGATCGCCACCGGCACCGTATTCATGAACCGCTGCGATTATCTGGACCCGGCCCTGGCCTGGACCGGGGTGAAAAACAGCGGGCGCGGCGTAACGCTGTCGCGCCTTGGCTATGAACACCTGACCCGCGCGAAATCCTTCCATCTGCGCCACGAGATCTGA
- a CDS encoding glutamine synthetase family protein has protein sequence MTEPLLSFDALKRAAAAGEIDTVLVCMVDMQGRLVGKRFQVEFFIDSGHEETHCCNYLLADDIDMEPVPGYAAASWSKGYGDFVLKPDMATLRRVPWLECTALVLCDVLDHHHRRDLPHSPRAILKKQIERLRERGYTGMFASELEFYLFDESYQAIHERNYHKPKTAGHYIEDYNILQTTREEPVLRAIRKHLQASGIPVENSKGEWGPGQEEINIRYADALTMADHHVIIKHACKEIAQLQGKAITFMAKWRYDAAGSSSHVHNSLWDKNGKKSLFFDPKAEFGMSKLMRSWVAGQLKYANDITCFLAPYINSYKRFQAGTFAPTRAVWSRDNRTAGFRLCAEGSKAIRIECRIGGADLNPYLAFAALIAAGLAGIDEKLSLAPPFEGDAYVDEHLPEVSKTLREACAALKASSMLREAFGDEVIDHYVHTAEWEQKEYDRRITDWELQRGFERY, from the coding sequence ATGACCGAGCCCCTCCTCAGCTTTGATGCACTCAAGCGCGCCGCTGCCGCAGGCGAAATCGATACCGTGTTGGTCTGCATGGTCGACATGCAAGGACGACTGGTCGGCAAGCGATTCCAGGTCGAGTTTTTCATCGACAGCGGCCACGAAGAAACCCATTGCTGCAATTACCTGCTGGCCGACGACATCGACATGGAACCGGTGCCGGGTTACGCCGCGGCCAGCTGGAGCAAAGGCTATGGCGATTTTGTTCTGAAACCCGACATGGCCACGCTGCGTCGCGTGCCTTGGCTGGAATGCACGGCGCTGGTGCTCTGTGACGTGCTCGATCATCACCACAGAAGGGACTTGCCACACAGCCCACGGGCGATCCTGAAAAAGCAGATCGAGCGCCTGCGCGAACGTGGCTATACCGGCATGTTCGCCTCGGAGCTGGAGTTCTATCTGTTCGACGAGAGTTACCAGGCTATCCACGAGCGTAACTACCACAAGCCGAAGACCGCCGGCCATTACATCGAGGATTACAACATCCTGCAGACCACCCGCGAGGAGCCGGTATTGCGGGCGATTCGCAAACATCTGCAGGCTTCTGGTATTCCGGTGGAAAACTCCAAGGGTGAATGGGGGCCGGGTCAGGAAGAGATCAACATCCGTTATGCCGACGCCCTGACCATGGCCGATCACCACGTGATCATCAAGCACGCCTGCAAAGAGATCGCGCAACTGCAGGGCAAGGCGATCACGTTCATGGCCAAGTGGCGCTATGACGCCGCCGGTTCCAGCAGCCATGTGCACAATTCGCTGTGGGACAAGAATGGTAAAAAATCACTTTTCTTCGATCCCAAGGCCGAGTTCGGCATGTCGAAACTAATGCGCTCCTGGGTGGCTGGGCAGCTCAAATACGCCAACGACATCACCTGTTTTCTCGCGCCCTACATCAATTCGTACAAGCGCTTTCAGGCTGGCACCTTCGCCCCGACGCGGGCCGTGTGGAGTCGGGACAATCGCACCGCAGGCTTTCGCTTGTGCGCGGAAGGCAGCAAGGCCATTCGCATCGAATGCCGCATCGGCGGTGCCGACCTCAACCCCTATCTGGCCTTCGCCGCTCTGATCGCTGCGGGCCTTGCCGGTATCGACGAAAAACTCAGCCTGGCGCCGCCCTTCGAAGGCGATGCCTACGTCGACGAGCACTTGCCTGAAGTGTCGAAAACCCTGCGCGAGGCCTGCGCTGCGCTCAAGGCGTCGAGCATGTTGCGCGAAGCGTTCGGTGATGAAGTGATCGACCACTACGTGCACACCGCTGAGTGGGAACAGAAAGAGTACGACCGGCGAATCACCGACTGGGAACTGCAGCGCGGCTTCGAGCGCTATTGA
- a CDS encoding L-lactate permease produces the protein MVWQQIYDPFGNPLLSTIMAAVPVVVMLVSLAFFHIKAHLAALLALGSALLIAIFAFGMPADMAGSAALYGAANGLLPIGWIVLNIIFLHRLTTENGSFKVLQDSLARITDDRRLQLLLIAFCFGAFFEGAAGFGTPVAVTGAILIGLGFSPLAASGLALIANTAPVAFGALGTPIITLAKVTGLDEMELSMMVGRQLPFFSVIVPFWLIWAFAGWRKMLEIWPAILVAGVSFAVPQFLVSNYHGPMLVDVIAALISMACLTGFLKVWKPATVHTSAALSGRADNSTVEADPDEKPSATFARDAKPAVMRAWMPWIILTVFVFAWGTQSFKNLFDTRPVMDPQTHSAKLDPQGKPMREANPIFAPTLTFATIHQQIEKVPPVVPTPKKEDAIYKFTWLTSTGSGILLAAILGGLLMGYSIPQLLHQYVRTLWVVRYSLITIVAMLALGFLTRYSGLDATMGLAFAATGIFYPMFGTLLGWLGVALTGSDTASNVLFGGLQRVTAEQLGLSPVLMAAANSSGGVMGKMVDAQSIVVASTATRWYGHEGEILRYVFFHSVVLAILVGGLVTLQAYVAPFSHMVVGGH, from the coding sequence ATGGTCTGGCAGCAAATCTACGACCCCTTTGGCAACCCGTTGCTATCAACCATCATGGCGGCGGTGCCGGTGGTGGTGATGCTGGTCTCCCTGGCGTTTTTCCACATCAAGGCGCACCTGGCGGCGTTGTTGGCCCTGGGCTCGGCCTTGCTGATTGCGATTTTCGCCTTCGGCATGCCGGCGGACATGGCGGGCTCGGCCGCACTCTACGGCGCCGCCAACGGTCTGCTGCCGATTGGCTGGATCGTGCTCAACATCATTTTCCTGCACCGACTGACCACCGAGAACGGCTCGTTCAAAGTGCTGCAGGATTCCCTGGCGCGTATCACTGACGATCGACGCCTGCAACTGCTGCTGATTGCCTTCTGCTTCGGTGCGTTCTTCGAAGGAGCCGCCGGTTTCGGCACCCCCGTGGCGGTGACCGGGGCCATTCTGATCGGGCTGGGCTTTTCGCCCCTGGCCGCGTCTGGCCTGGCGTTGATCGCCAACACTGCGCCCGTGGCGTTCGGCGCCTTGGGCACGCCCATCATCACCTTGGCCAAAGTGACCGGCCTGGATGAAATGGAGCTGTCGATGATGGTCGGCCGGCAACTGCCGTTTTTCTCGGTGATCGTGCCGTTCTGGCTGATCTGGGCCTTCGCCGGCTGGCGCAAGATGCTGGAAATCTGGCCGGCTATCCTGGTCGCCGGAGTCAGTTTCGCCGTACCGCAATTCCTCGTCTCCAACTACCACGGGCCGATGCTGGTGGATGTAATCGCCGCGCTGATTTCCATGGCCTGCCTGACCGGTTTCCTCAAGGTCTGGAAACCAGCCACCGTGCATACCTCCGCCGCGTTGTCCGGCCGGGCCGACAACTCCACGGTGGAGGCGGACCCGGACGAGAAACCCAGCGCGACCTTTGCCCGCGACGCCAAACCCGCCGTCATGCGCGCATGGATGCCGTGGATCATCCTCACAGTCTTCGTCTTTGCCTGGGGCACTCAAAGCTTCAAAAACCTGTTTGATACCCGCCCGGTCATGGACCCGCAAACCCATTCGGCCAAGCTCGACCCCCAAGGCAAGCCGATGCGCGAGGCCAACCCGATCTTCGCCCCGACCTTGACCTTCGCCACAATTCACCAACAGATCGAAAAGGTCCCGCCCGTGGTACCCACGCCTAAAAAAGAGGACGCGATCTACAAGTTCACCTGGCTCACCAGCACCGGTAGCGGCATCTTGCTGGCGGCGATCCTTGGCGGGCTGCTGATGGGTTATTCGATCCCGCAGCTGCTGCACCAATACGTGCGAACGCTATGGGTGGTGCGTTACTCGCTCATCACCATTGTGGCCATGCTTGCCCTGGGCTTCCTGACCCGCTACTCGGGCCTCGACGCCACGATGGGTCTGGCCTTTGCCGCTACGGGCATTTTCTACCCCATGTTCGGCACGTTGCTCGGCTGGCTGGGCGTTGCGCTGACCGGCTCTGATACGGCCTCCAACGTGCTGTTCGGCGGCTTGCAACGGGTAACGGCCGAGCAATTGGGCCTGAGCCCGGTATTGATGGCCGCGGCCAACAGTTCCGGCGGGGTCATGGGCAAGATGGTCGACGCCCAGTCGATCGTGGTCGCCTCCACCGCCACCCGCTGGTACGGCCATGAAGGTGAAATCCTGCGCTACGTGTTTTTCCACTCTGTGGTGCTGGCGATTCTGGTCGGTGGGCTAGTGACGTTGCAGGCGTATGTGGCGCCGTTCAGCCATATGGTGGTGGGCGGGCATTAG
- a CDS encoding TetR/AcrR family transcriptional regulator, which yields MSSTETPEQDSSPPPRRRMSREERQRQLLDVAWQLVREEGTEALTLGRLAEQAGVTKPVVYDHFATRPGLLAALYQEFDARQTALMDTALQTSEPTLSSKAMVIASSYVDCVLLQGREIPGVIAALTSSPELEKIKREYEAIFMDKCRSALLPFAGTGDIAPASLRAMLGAAEALSHAAATEEITPVQAQDELFATIVAMVERSTRTGVGLEI from the coding sequence ATGTCAAGCACCGAAACACCTGAGCAGGATTCCAGCCCGCCACCGCGCCGCCGGATGTCGCGGGAAGAGCGCCAGCGCCAGTTGCTGGATGTCGCCTGGCAGCTGGTTCGAGAGGAAGGCACGGAAGCGTTGACCCTGGGCCGGCTCGCCGAGCAGGCGGGGGTAACCAAACCAGTGGTTTACGATCATTTCGCCACCCGCCCCGGGTTGCTGGCGGCGCTTTATCAGGAGTTCGACGCGCGTCAGACCGCACTCATGGACACCGCACTTCAAACCAGTGAACCGACCCTGTCCAGCAAGGCAATGGTTATCGCCTCATCTTATGTCGATTGCGTCCTTCTTCAGGGCCGCGAGATACCCGGCGTGATCGCGGCGTTGACCAGCTCGCCCGAGCTGGAAAAGATCAAGCGCGAGTACGAAGCGATCTTCATGGACAAGTGCCGCAGCGCCCTCCTCCCTTTCGCCGGAACGGGTGATATCGCGCCAGCGAGTCTTCGGGCGATGCTCGGTGCAGCGGAGGCGCTATCCCATGCCGCCGCGACCGAAGAGATCACACCCGTGCAGGCACAGGACGAACTTTTCGCAACGATCGTGGCGATGGTCGAAAGGAGCACACGCACTGGAGTCGGCCTCGAAATCTGA